Part of the Anomaloglossus baeobatrachus isolate aAnoBae1 chromosome 1, aAnoBae1.hap1, whole genome shotgun sequence genome, CTTTAAGAACAGCACAGATGAGGTAGGTTATATGTGGGCCATAGACGATGGTTGCATCTATGATAAAGTAATGTGGCAGAGATTACATTATTAGTTTAATATAAAAGCTATTAATGTTTAAAGTAGTTTTAATGTTTTAATTAGACAATGAGTTAAGAAACGAATGCAGAATGCAAGACTCCTTGGAGATGAGAGTGAGAGCATAGAACACTGGCGCATTAGGCCACATGCactgtatttggtgagtttttacatcagtatctgtaagccaaaactAGTAGTCGGTAATAAGTACAGAAATggggcccgtgtttctattatacttttcctctgatccacttctggttttggcttacaaatattgagggAGAAAAAtaatcaaatactcaacatgtgcacgtggccttagtgttCATTGGGCGCGTGAAGAGCACAAATGAATTTGTAGAATTATTTTAGAGCAGAAATATTTCATATTGCAGCGGGCTTTTTAGATTAGTTAATGAGGTAACATTCTAATGGTTGATGGACATAAAATGGCTTAGTATAACAAAAAAATTAAAGTTGTCTGCTGCATTCACAATGAATTTTGTCTCAGTGATTTTGTCTCAGTGATTTTGTCTCAGTGATCTTGTATTTCGTGATACAGTTTATTATACCAATAGTTCATtatatttctttttttgttttctatttttagAGACCATCAATACCAGAGGATGAAATTAAGCTGAAGAAGGATACTGATCAAAACAGTGCCAATTATCCCACACCTATAGATATCATCCTAACCAGCAGTGAAAATATGGAGTTGGAGGTCCAGGCCTCAGAGCCTAAAGGAGTTGTGTTTGTTACATCAGATGTTGCAATAGACAATCAAAATGTACTACTTCCTATGCTAACGAGCCAGAATGGACTTAAGGATAGACATGAGTCATTAGACAGTGATGTTGCAAAAGAAATACGATATCTAGATGAAGTTCTGGAAGCTAATTGCTGTGATACTGGATCAGATAACCCTTTTAATGGATCCCTTTCTCCTGCTGAATCTACAGCTTTTCCAACTACTATAATTGTTGATGGCTCAGGTCCCCATGTCAGTGTTACAAATGATTTTGCTACTCCTGAAATGGATATAATAGTAGTGGACCACAAGCCCCTGCCAGTTGTGGAATTAAGTGAAACTATGGAGGGCATGgaaccaattaaaatcaatggttaTTCTAAAGGAGAGTTGAAAGATGATCATACTGATGTATTTACATACCCGGCAAGCCCAAATTCTTCAAACAGTTCACGAAGGTCATCCAGGGATGGCGATAGTCTACCAAAGGTTATTAAAAAAGAAGCAAAGTTTGAGCTTCGAGCCTTTCATGAGGAAAAAAAGCCATCAAAATTATTTGAAGATCTGAACGAGAAGGAACATTTCAGGGTTAGAAAAGTGAGACCTTCAGAGGAAGTTATTGAACTAGAAAAGGAAAGACTTGAACTGATCAGAAGTCAGGCTGTGAAAAAGAACCCTGGTATTGCAACCAAGTGGTGGAACCCACCTCAAGAAAAAACTATAGAGGAACAAATAGATTGTGAGCATCTGGAATCACATCTGAGATATAAAGAGAGGAAACAAAAACAGCAGCAAGGGACATCTCCACCAGCTTATAAAAGCACGCCACCAACATTTGTACCTACAGAACCAACTTCTGTTAATAAGGAAGATATTGTTACTGAGCAAATAGACTTCTCAGCTGCAAGGAAACAGTTTTTGAGCATGGAAAATACAAACCAGACCAACATCAAAGGACCAGCAAAAAGATCAGTTGCATCTAATCTTTTCACAGTAAAGCCATTTTATAAGGTGAACCAACCTAATAAGCCTCAATCATCGGTCATAGTGACTAGCCCATCAAGTTCATGTGTTGAAATGGTTAGACCTCATGAGATCTCATTTGTGGAAAAGGTGGACTGTATTTCCGAGAACCAGTCCTCAGCAGAGCAATCTAGGAAAATATCAACAGAAGATCCCGATTTTGAAAGTGACACAGGGACATTTACATTGACAAAAGATGATGATATTGATATTTCTGACCATTTTGTAAAATCAGTTACTGTGTCTTCTCTGCCAGAGGAGCTGGACTCCGGTTTAGATGACTTGTCTGTTAAATCTCAGGATACTACAGTCATGGAAACACTTTCAAATGATTTTAGTATGGACAATATCAGTGACAGTGGTGCATCAAATGAAACTATTAATACCCTTCATGACCATTCACTGGGAGAATATTCACAGCCCCAAACACCCCTTAAGGACACCCCTTCTGATTATTCAGTGGAAGGGGTATCCAAATCATTTAGCGATCAAGGATTTTCTTCTCTATGCTCAACGCTGAATGACTCAGTTCTTTCCGATGATCAGTTAGAATATCAGGCTGGTATATTTGTAAATAATGTAATACAGCAAGCTCTTGCCGAAAAAGCTGGATTGACAGACTATGAAATACAAGAAAATTTCACAAAGAGAAGTGATGAAACCAAAGAAAAGCCAGAAGAACAAAAAGTCATAGTAAGTGATACTACAAGACCTCTAAGTCCTGAGCGGAAGAATGACACCATTTTCGAGCCACCTCAGGTTTCTTCACCTGTGCAAGAGACTAGAGGAGTTACAGTGACACCAAAGATTCCAGAGCAACGTGAAACCCATCAAGGTAGAGCTCTTGAACCTTTATCTATTCCATCTGTAATGGATGAAGATCCAGTTGAAGAAAATAAGCATGAAAGCTACTTCAGCAAGTACTCCCAAGCTGCTGAACTAAGAAGTACTGCTTCCATTTTGGCAACACAAGAATCTGAGATAACAGTTGGACCTTTTAAACTGAGATCAAAGAAGCAGAGAACACTATCAATGATTGAAGAGGAGATAAGGGCTGCACAAGAAAGAGAACAGGAATTGAAaaagcagagacagagacaaagttTGCAAGGTCCACCAAGTCCATCAAGCAGAAACGCACCTGCAGTGTCAACAAGAACTGCATACTACAAAACAGCACCAGGTAAGCATGCATGAAAAACTTCCCTAAAACCTCTGCCTTCAGCTTTACATTCCACATCCTTTAACTTAGATTTAGTGATAATCTGTTGAAATGAAGTAATGTCTGCATCCAGTTGTGATCAAGCTACATAAATAACCAGTACATCTGATTTACAGAAAAGGTTTGAGTCCTTTTTGAGAAATAGACACTACAGATGCTGGTTGTTCCTAGGTGTCAATTATGCCAAATGGTTTCCCTCCTGAAACTCTAACTTTAGGGTTTCAGTGGTAATATTTTCAGGTACAGACAGGACAAAGTATGTATGGTCCCTGCAATACTTTATGTTGTTAGTGCTGTTTACAAAATAACACAGACCTTGCAGTATTTGAAATGGCCCTCCTGTGATACCTTTCCAATATTGTTAAGGTGGATTCCATACTCCAGGATTATAAGCCACTTGTGGCTGGCACAAATACCAAAGAGAGAGATGTCACTGTAATGACTTTGAATTATTCTACTACAGAAATACATAAATAGAAATTCCTGGATTTAATATTCTTTGTTAATAAGACGCCTAATTTGATTTATCGAGGATAACCTCCAGGGCCCAAATTGCAAAATCAGAATTTCAGGTAATGTTTCCTCTCATTGTTAGCATGTAGCTTTTTCCATAAGGGAGAAAACCAGACCCCTTCCTAAAATTAACTGCAGCTTCAATAGGTCAATGTTTACTAGAATAAACAGCACATAGACCTCTTGGTTCCCACTTTTATacataagttaaagggaacctgtcaccagatttggcgactataagctgtggccaccaccagtgggctcttctatacagcattccagaatactgtatataacagcccaggccactgtgtaaaacataaacatcactgcggtgcagactggtcggatgggtatctccattctccgggtcctgTGCctactcttttggccatctttgtcctccttcttctgaagcctgggtgcatgacgcgtcctacgtcatccacggaagccggcattgaggtcccgcacaggcgcactacaatgctttgatctgtcctgctcagggcagatcaaattgcGCCTGCGCAGGGACCTAAATGGCGGCTAGTGGGAATGAAGTAGGATGCGTCAtggacccaggcttcagaagaaagaggacaaaggtggccaaaagaggaggcacaggACCTGgaaaatggagacacccatccaaccagtctgcactgtACCGACcattaggtgagcattataaagtgtttttttacgttctacacagcagcctgggctgttatatacagcatgcactggtggtggccgcagcttatagttgccaaatctggtgataggttccctttaatggagaaAACCTAAAATATAAacaatgagcaaataccctgctGTAAGTAAATAAATATAAGTAGTACATGTCAATAACATAGGGTATTTAGCTGACACTATTTTGACCAACAGAGCGTAAAAGCCACcccaccatgacaaggtgtacccaatcagtaTGGTCCCTAACTCTAGTATCTCACCTCCATGTGCCAGGAGGCCTCAAACTAGATGAGCTGGGCAGAGCAGGACTTATACGTAACTGTTTCACACCTCCGTGTGGAAAGCTAAATAGACAAAATGGGGGGAGCGGGAGGCGGCACCCTTATATGTACAAACTACAAGGAactaaagcaaaaataaaaaaaaatttggacAATCCTGATTGGGTGCACCTTTATAGTTTCATAGTGTTGACGGTTGAAGGTAGTCTTTAGTGCATTGAGTTTAACCCATGACCTAACATATCTAACCTAAGATGACTTTTACGCACTTTGGATAAAAATAGGGCCAACTAAGTACCTTCATGTTATTTACATGTAGTTCTGCTATTTTAATTTCCTTACTGCAGTGTTTTTACTCATTCCTTTCATTTTACCGTTGTTAAGAGCCACAGTCTGAATGTGCACCTTTACATTGCACTCATACCAACAGGTGTGCTGGCCCATTTTTTTCAGTTTTGCTAAGTTAATGAAGGCTCAATAGAAAGTGGCACAGTAAGGGTGTTTCCAGGTGAAGTTAAAGCCTATCTAGACAGATAATAATTGGGAACAGGTGTTCTAGGAATACTTATTTCCTGATTATCGGACAGTCTAAACATGTCAGCAATCACCCAAATAACAAGCAAAATGCTCATTCATTAAGTAAGATGATTTTTAAGCAAAGATGATTTTTTTAAGGAAAACCCATTGTTTTTAATAGCTCCTCTGCCTGTGTAAACATGATACTGCTTCTGATAACAGGATGTTCTGTGCACATTGAACCCTTATATTATTCATTGTCCTGTGAACATAGAAGTGAAGTTGGTTTGTCTAATCAGACCATAAAACGACTACCAATTTGCTTACATTTAGCCAATCTATGGTTGTTTAAAGGGCTGTGGTCTGCCAATCTAATTGCACCCATAGTTTGGAGGAAGGTTGACTTGTGTCACGCAGTTTGCCTTCTATTACATGTACATGGGCAGGTTACATGCATTCTATTATGACTGGGAAACAAAgatcagtaaaaaaaaatgtagataGAAATATTTATTGTGATTGTAATGGCCTGCATaaacattagactaatgtcagctGAACCCATCAATATCGACAATGTGTTTGGTGACACTGGCAGAATGATGGTCGAGAGAGCTGCCAACAGTGGTCAGGGCGGGGTTGCACAAAATAGCCTGACTGTCCTGAATATGAGATGTTGTTCTCTAGTGATAACCTTGTGCTGATAAAACTTTGGTTGTATTGAAACCACTGTGCACAGCTTTATAAGTGACATATCCCTGTAATCAGGCTTTTAGCTCCAACATTATGCTGCACTcatattgtaccgccccgcggcctcggctgcgaccgccgagccgctcgggtccgggctcgtgtgtgtgtcggtggctcgagcacctccggacccgggggtcacgtcgctctggaagggggtgaagtggcggtgcacgcaggggttgtggggtggtggtgttgtacagttcgtgacgccacccacaggttgtggtgatgatggacaccaccgctgcggtgaaggtacgggggctcgtccgggaccgGTGTTGTGgcacagcttggtgttaacccctccgtgggtaggggcagtgtgtcgCGGGGACCGGTAGTGAGGTTgtagggcgcagggttgcggtacAGCGCGGTGTGATGCccgagggtactggtgtactcacgattaaaccacacagagtcactggtaaaccaaacgggatgacgaacggggcccgcagctggctgcagtttctccagatcagttggtaatgtccgcctttctcctgcacctgtatgtgatcttggctactgtgcctgggcactggtaacccgctccccggcgtatatgtgtcggaggatcccgtttgcctgcagacgctggccccttggatctctggcctctggcggtggctcctatccggacgggttcgggctgttgccttcaatcgggacttaggtgggaatgaacccccgaggtccagaccgcaatcagttaatttgactactgtggtggcttatagcctagtttggggtctgagtaccctgcctggtgctctggtatccagttagctccccgattcggttccggcaggccactaccctgtcccggtcccttacggttctgcaggtcatattcccggtctcctgcaggcggccactaccgtctgcctgcctgactgatctggggtcctaggctccaacccaggccccaagcagaactgtgctCCTCTCTCCTAACTTCCTCTTGAGCTATCTCGAACTAtctacttgtgttttcctgcctcaggccagcagactcctcggagggcgtgtctttccgcctgactccgcccacctggtgtgcctgtccgactctgagggaggcaatcaggtcttttggttgactgttggtaccttactggggtgggggtgtatgtggtgagtgtaatgacctgggacccctggggtgtccagggcgtcacaatattaaTAGCTAAACCTGCTggaagattccctttaagacaaatATTTCTGTAGCAATTGAAGCCTTGCTACCCTCTATTTCATGCTGTAAGTGGAGATCACTATCattttgcctttaaagggaacctgtcaggtccaatatgcacccagaaccacgagcaggtccGCACACTTCTCCTGTGTGCTTCAGACTCTGTGACTGCtctctgactgactgctgacccctcccaccaggctggctatacccagggacttatTCCCATggagaccatccccttacatggttaaccctctatgcccagtgtggagaggagaactaggattttggtcatgTTTTGATGGAATCGGcattggtactccaggtcccagggggtaggtgctgcatccccaagaggatgcagttccctgtagtgccctgaggctctcaggggtgctacactaagAGGGACGACTAGTCGtgggaaataacacccttgcgaatagtctctgcgctcattagcatatcataaagaatctttaggaatactttttctaaacatctctttatgtatgcttgtATATGCtaggggacagttagacagggattagcaatatgcacccagaactgctcgttttcctgggtgcatattggaccttggacgggacaggttccctttaataaagagaAAAAAGTGCTACAAATTCTGACAGCAAATCAAACAGATCAGCACCAAATATGGGCCAATACTTAGCAAAAATGGTTTATATTAGAAGGGCATTGAGGTAGAAATACATATTGCCTACTTATAAGCAATTTCTAAGAAAGTTTAATAACTTCACACAATTGCATACCTACAgagcctgaaaagttgcaatagttCCACATTACAGAGCTAACAGTGCTTTGTGTGCCTCTGTATTGTGCCTCCATATGGCACCGTATTCTCCCCTTAAAGGAATGCTTCAGGGCTAGAATACCTCTGAAATACATAATCCAATAGACTTGAGAATTTTGTTATTCAGTATATATGCTGATGTTTCCCATACAAGGGTTGAAGCGCCTGTGTTTTATGTGATCTTCTGGCTGGGTCCATGCCATCTGTTGGAAATTACAAACCAATTAGCTCACTGGGAAAAAGTGCACAAAACAAATGCATGTTATGTACATAAGTATTGTCAGCGAAATCTCCTCTCAATAGAGGCTTTTCTGCAAAGCTCTAGTGGATAAGCTCACATTGAACTAATGTGAAGGGGAAAAACAGCCATCAACAAAATGCGAAGCGAGTCTCCCAGTGCCAAGTATGTTCTCTTTGCGTGCGGTTAATCTAGGATTATTGTTTGTTAATACTGGCAGCTTCATTATTGCAAGGAATACCTTGGCCGCAGTAAATAATAACTGGCTTCACTACAAATCATTAATCACTTTACAAGCAGTGTTTGGAATATCTTGCTATTTATGAAGGGTAATATTTCATATCCCAGAGGATATGTActataagggtatgctcacacgagcgacaaaaacagacgagagcaatgcgagaaattctcgcattgcactcggaccaatactagtcaatgagggagagctgttggtcagcttttcttgcatccagattctggatgcgagaaaagcggcagcatgctgcgatttgatccagaatacgtccaagactcgccaatacaagtcaatggatgcgaggaaaaatcggatgtcacacggacggcacacggaccatcctagtgacatccgtttttctaaatacaattctatcatgtagcacagaaccctgtaaattctcctgtacatgactgtaagtgagtaacagctgctgtgcaaaaaaacggattgcatactgacagcatactgacagcacactgatgacaagtgagaaaaaattgtccgactctcgcaaacgagaatgggaccgtgtTTTAATACGctcatgtgagtccagccttagtgtGCCTATCCAGCATCCATTAgagaactaaagcgggctttacacgctgcgacatcgcccaagcgatctcattggggtcacggaatttgtgacgcacatccggtcgctttagcgatgtctttgcgtgtgacacctatgagcgattttgaatcgtcgcaaaaacgttcaaaatcgctcatcggtgacatgggggtccattctcgaatatcgctgctgatcggtgtacgaagtagttcgtcgctcctgcggcagcacacatcgctatgtgtgacaccgcaggaaccaggaacctcaccttacctgcggccgccggcaatgaggaaggaaagaggtgggcgggatgttacgtcccgctcatctccgcccctccgcttttattgggcggcggttcagtgacgtcgctgtgacgctgaatgaaccgccccccttagaaaggtcacagcgacgtcggtaggcaggtaagtagtgtgacttgtccgcacgatgttgtgcagcgatttgcccgtgtcgcacaaccgatgggggcgggtacgcacgctagcgatatcggtcacgatatcgcagcgtgtaaagcggcctttagagaaccCTTATCATGATCTTTCTCTAAATGTGAAATTCGAACATTTCAAGGGAAATGTTAGTTCTCTCTGTTGGGATTTATTTCATATAGCCTATATTTCATAATTGTCAAATTATAACTAAGCATTGGCATAATACATCACAAAACTATTCCTTAGATGTTTGTCTGACATTAGAAAGCAGatatttcaaaaaaactgacccgcacatccaacaagtgtgaacaggtgtaaaCCAACAGACATAGAAGTCTTTTCAGTTTGCCAAATAAATACCCCTTATTTATCTAGAATTAGCTCAATGAAATATGacaaaaaaatgcatataaaacatttttattagtacAAAAAGACGTATACCCTCACTTCCCCCTCAGTGTCTACGGTCCCACGACGAAgcaacacgcgaaacacgtgttgggacttgtccccccACCTGTCTACACATCTTATTCTGGTAAGAAGTCTGCATAGTATATGCTTGGTATACCTGTATGCCACTATGTGTATTTTGTGCCCCACTATGTGGTGACTCTCTGGTTGTGCTGTGCAGTATTTTACTAAACGCGGTAACAGAGAGGTCCCTAGTTATTTTAACTGGGAACTTATCTTTTTCCTGTATGTGGCAATTACATGGTCCTAAGAAAGTatgcttaaggcctctgccacactcacgtgaaaatcacgcacgtgccgtgagACACGCGAGAGACATGCGggccacatgtgttctctgtgtgctatccacgataacacacggagaaccggtaatttgcatactcacgtggtccttcctgctgtccagggtgcTGTTCTGGGCTGAGCtgagcattggtgtacgtgtctccgtgccgccggtatgtgcaaaaacgtaccaaacacgtaccggcgggggGGGTTTCTTTCACTCTCTTGTGTCTGTGTGAACTTGGTTTTATCACATTATTTTGTAATAATTATGTCCCCCTTATTGGCTTTAAATGACTTTTTgtactaataaaaatgttttaaatgcattttttttgtcatatTTCATTGAGCTAACTCTAGATAAATAAGGGGT contains:
- the LOC142243715 gene encoding PALM2-AKAP2 fusion protein-like, which gives rise to MELEVQASEPKGVVFVTSDVAIDNQNVLLPMLTSQNGLKDRHESLDSDVAKEIRYLDEVLEANCCDTGSDNPFNGSLSPAESTAFPTTIIVDGSGPHVSVTNDFATPEMDIIVVDHKPLPVVELSETMEGMEPIKINGYSKGELKDDHTDVFTYPASPNSSNSSRRSSRDGDSLPKVIKKEAKFELRAFHEEKKPSKLFEDLNEKEHFRVRKVRPSEEVIELEKERLELIRSQAVKKNPGIATKWWNPPQEKTIEEQIDCEHLESHLRYKERKQKQQQGTSPPAYKSTPPTFVPTEPTSVNKEDIVTEQIDFSAARKQFLSMENTNQTNIKGPAKRSVASNLFTVKPFYKVNQPNKPQSSVIVTSPSSSCVEMVRPHEISFVEKVDCISENQSSAEQSRKISTEDPDFESDTGTFTLTKDDDIDISDHFVKSVTVSSLPEELDSGLDDLSVKSQDTTVMETLSNDFSMDNISDSGASNETINTLHDHSLGEYSQPQTPLKDTPSDYSVEGVSKSFSDQGFSSLCSTLNDSVLSDDQLEYQAGIFVNNVIQQALAEKAGLTDYEIQENFTKRSDETKEKPEEQKVIVSDTTRPLSPERKNDTIFEPPQVSSPVQETRGVTVTPKIPEQRETHQGRALEPLSIPSVMDEDPVEENKHESYFSKYSQAAELRSTASILATQESEITVGPFKLRSKKQRTLSMIEEEIRAAQEREQELKKQRQRQSLQGPPSPSSRNAPAVSTRTAYYKTAPGKIEKVKSPSSPKAEIFPVQSDPQLEDPTGSQRPKNLMQTLLDDYESHKSKRRDRMDDSSYTCKLLSYRVTTEVLEAVRVNRRKSALALRWEAGIYANREDDE